The sequence GTCCACGATCATGCAGCCCGAGCACGTCGCTCGCGTGATCGAGACGTTCACCTCCCCCGTCGGCAGGTTCATCGACTCGGAGAACGTCGTCGTTCGTCAGTGACCGACGAGGTCCATCGAGCTCCGCGTGGCCCCGGCAGATGCTGCCGGGGCCACGCGCTTGCCTAGGGCTCTTCATCTCGTGGGCCGAGTTCAATCTGGTCGACCACAGTGCCTAGGCGATGCGTGGGGACGATGCATTCCCGCCACCATGGGCTGGCCCACATAGTCGTCCCCTACGACCAAGCGGTCGGCGTTGATCGGCGGCCTCCCGACGGGTGCTTGAAAGGGATGTTCCCGCGGGTTGGGTCTCTCTGACCAGTGCAAACACTGACAGGCGGTTCCAGGAAACGGCCGCCGCGAGTCCTCGATTTCCCGGCTGCAGACAGACGGGTGCTCGCCCCGCGAATCGGCGATACCGCAGTGCTCGGGACGGGCACCGACCTCGCTTAGGCTTAAGGCTTGCCGGTCCATCCGCAGCCCTCGAGGCTCCGCCGGTGCAGGAGTGAAGGATTGCCAACGCAGTCCCACGAGGAGGAAAGTTGTTCGGTTTCAAGAAGAGGGCACCCGCTTCACGCCGTCCCACCGTGGACGTGCCCATCTACTGTCTGATGGGCATCATCCCCGAGACTTTCGGCGGCATGACCACCGTTCTTCTCCAGCGGAGCTCCGCTCTCGCCGATATCGCGGGGCGTCGTGTGGAGATCCTGACCAAGTCCTCCAGCATGCCGGATCCGATCCAGCGCGCAGAGGCACTCCATGACGATGGCCGCCTCAGTTCACGCGTAGGCATCCGCAACGTCTGGTGGCTCTTCGCGGTTCGTGGTGAATGACCCTGCTGTGGCGGGTATTCACGCTACGGTTCTCGCGGCGCTGGCTAACAGGATACGGGTCCGGTAGTTCTCCGCGTTACGGAAGCCGCGACCGGTGCGTTTGATGTTCTTGATGCCGGTGTTCGCTGCCTCGACTCGGGCGGTGGTCGCGCCGGTGACGATGAGGACCTCGATCGCGTCCCACCAGGTCACGACGGTGTCGTAGAGCTTGGTCGCCTCGGGCATGTTCGCGAGCTGGGCGAAGTAGCCCATCCGCATCCGTTCGTCCCAGGCCTGGGCGAGGGTGTCGGTGGCCAGCAAGCGGCGGAGCTGCTCCTTGATGCCCCAGGCGGCAGAGAGCTCGTCGGTGGGGTCATCGGTGCGGAACACCGTCTCCAGGCGGTCCCACGCTTTCGGGGTGAGGGTGTCAGCTCCGCGCAGCAGCAGCATCCGGTGGGCCCAGGCCGGGTCGTCCTTCCGGCCCCGACGACCACGATGAGCGCGGGCGAGACGCTGACGGACGGTGGTGACCATGTCGTTTCCGAGCTTGACGAGGTGGAACTTGTCGACCGAGACCGCAACGCGGGGCAGGTAGGTCCGCAGTGCTTTGCGGAACGCGGCCGAGGGATCGATGGCGACGATCTCGATCCGCTCCCGCCAGAGCTCGGAGCGCTGGGCGAGCCAGTCGCCGATGGCGGTGGAGTCCCGGCCGTCGACGATACCGAGGACCTGCCCGGTGGAGAGGTCGACCAGGGTCGTCATCCAGGGCTCGAACCGTCTCCAGGCACCGTCGTCGGTGCGGAACCAGCGCACCGACCGGTAGCGGTGCTCATCGATGCCCAGGCGCGTCACTGACACGTCCTCGGCGGTGGGCAGGACCACGGCGGCAGCCGCCAGCGCGGCTTGGACCAGCCACCACGAGACGCCATGGGCCCGGGCGACTTCCGAGGCTGCCCGGCCAGAGGTGATCACCGCGGAGACGACCTGATCCCGCAGCCGGGTCGTCGAGCGCGCGCGGTGCGGGACCTGGTCGGTCGCTTCCCAGAACGTGCGCCGGGCGCAGGCCGGCTCGAGGCAGAACCAGCGTCGCTTGGCCCACACCACCGCCATCGCCCCGGCCACGGGGACGTCTCGCACCTTCTGGGATCGGCGGGAGTGGACCTTGGTCGCGAGCACCCCGCACGACGGACAGCCCGGCGGCTCGATGGATTCGATCACCACCCGCCGGCCTCCATCGGGCAGGTCGATCGCGTCGATGACGCGGTAGTCGGGCAGGTTGAAGATCGTGCTCGCAGCATCTCGCTGCGAACCCGTATTCTCATGCACAGGCTCGTGGTCCTCTGGGATGTGGCTGTCTAGACAACACCCATCACAGCAGGACCACGGGTCGTTCTACGCCAGCGACGCGACGCTCTCCTTCACCACGAGCCGCGAAGAGCCCGTCTGGTGGGATCTCCGACAGATTTCCGACTCGGAGCTCAAGAAGCTCTCGTCCCGCAACCCGGTCATCGTGAGCGTGAGCGACGAGCTCCTGGAGCACGACGGGAACGCGGAAGTTCACAGAACTGACGCTGACGGCACCGTGTTGCAGACCGACTATTTCCGAGCCGACGGAACACGCCACCTGAGCGACCGCAGGGACGTGAACACTCCAGGATCTCTTGGTGGGCGCAAAATCACTGCCTTCGACCGAAAAGGACACGCTGTCGGTCAATGGAGCAGCCTGCGCGCGCTGTACCACTGCTGGGTGGACTGGGTCGTCGGTGACGAGGAGTCGATCATGATCATCGACTCCGCGCACACGGGCGGTCTCTTCTTCGACTACCAGCGCGAGCACGTGACAACGGTCCAGGTCATTCACACCCATCACATGCGCCAGATGCGCTCCGACGACCGCGGGAAGCTCGATCCGGACGTCATGAAGATGCTGACGCATCTGGACTGGTATGACGGCGTCGCAGTGCTGACGAATCGCCAACAGAACGACCTCATCGGGGCCGGCGTCATCCAAGACAACAGCTTCGTAGCACCGAACATGCTCGTAGGAGCTCCCGAGAGCCCGCCCATCGAGAGGGACGGACGCCGCGGCGTGATCGCTGCCCGACTGTCCGGTGTGAAACGTCTACAGCACGCCATCAGGGCGATGGGGAAGGTGCGGGAGGCTGATCCTGAAGTGCGCCTGGACGTCTACGGGACTGGCGTCAAGGAGAAGATGCTGCGAAGCCTCGTCTCGGAACTGGATGTGAGCGAGAACGTAACGCTCCGAGGCTACGATCCACACGCACGAGAACAATTCCGGTCAGCCTCGTTCACCCTCCTCACGAGCGTCTACGAAGGGCAGGGTCTTGTCCTCCTAGAGGCGATGGCAGCCGGATGCGTCCCTATCGCCTACGACATCGAATACGGGCCCAGCGATATCATCACCGACGGGGTGGACGGATTTCTGGTCCCGAACGGTGATGTGAATGCACTGGCGCGCGCCATCGCAAGGCTCGCTACGCTCGGGGACCTAGAGCTCGAGACGATGCGTCGAGCCGCGATCAAGCGTTCTCAGGATTTCTCGCCTGCAAGCATCTCCCAGCTCTGGACTGAGAACCTTGCAGAAATCCGAAAGCGGAAGCGTGTGGTCGGCAAGGCGAAGGTGCAGGCGTCGCTGGCCGGGATCACGATGGACGATGACGGCACAAGCTTCACGATCGACATCACATCAAGTGAAGCAACAGACCAGATCCAGGGAGTATGGATCACGTGGATGGGCCGAGGCCGCAACGCCTTCGGGCGCGTCAAGGCCCGGGTCATGGCTCAGCGCGACACCGTGCGAGCCGAGGCGCGCATCGACTCGGATCGCCTGTCCGATGTGGATGAGACGACCCTCCTGGATGTGCATGTCGACGTCCTCGGAGCCAGCACACTGACTCGCAGCCGCGTAGCGACGGAGGACGCCTCCATGCCGACCGGCGGTTCGGGGTTCGTCCCGTACTCAACAGCTCATGGGAACCTGAGCATCAAATACGTTCGCTGAGAGAGGCCAGGACGGCGCTACTTCTTCGCCCTGGCGCTGTCCTTCTTCTTCGCCACGAACTCCTTGTAGCGGCCAC comes from Brachybacterium faecium DSM 4810 and encodes:
- a CDS encoding transposase family protein (PFAM: Transposase); protein product: MHENTGSQRDAASTIFNLPDYRVIDAIDLPDGGRRVVIESIEPPGCPSCGVLATKVHSRRSQKVRDVPVAGAMAVVWAKRRWFCLEPACARRTFWEATDQVPHRARSTTRLRDQVVSAVITSGRAASEVARAHGVSWWLVQAALAAAAVVLPTAEDVSVTRLGIDEHRYRSVRWFRTDDGAWRRFEPWMTTLVDLSTGQVLGIVDGRDSTAIGDWLAQRSELWRERIEIVAIDPSAAFRKALRTYLPRVAVSVDKFHLVKLGNDMVTTVRQRLARAHRGRRGRKDDPAWAHRMLLLRGADTLTPKAWDRLETVFRTDDPTDELSAAWGIKEQLRRLLATDTLAQAWDERMRMGYFAQLANMPEATKLYDTVVTWWDAIEVLIVTGATTARVEAANTGIKNIKRTGRGFRNAENYRTRILLASAARTVA